One segment of Paenibacillus antri DNA contains the following:
- a CDS encoding HD family phosphohydrolase — MTQKEVRIRGKHRYKIGGWRYSMGVRAALLLSFALLFYFSLAENVIPPTYDVQPNTVSKETIYANARIEDELATEAARADAVRRVQPVSTIVSMRNTDLVERLFDEIARINADEGLTTDEKVSVYRNKLPDLFRQTYETTLTKWLNADTYSATLIDEIRLRLNEQQYRLQEEDLFKLPKLTQEQLLEMEPVVIDIVNRLMSDPTGDAESVRMQVPEWVNASTLTSNVTRGLAQEIIRFALTPNRFYDEDATVRAREAAERDTETIYIEKGDAIVRAGQTITEELYQKLEQMNLIQNGNNNVLPRLGLAALCLLFLGALHAFVRHSRLAIRNDNRLLLMLFIIYVINLAAMKIVSIAQGLDTSLAYLAPVALGTMLIAVLLDDQLATISTVLFSIVASIVFHAEQDALFDFRYGFVALVVGYVAIFAIRRVSQRASILRAGISVSVFSALSVALLAVIENPEMTNYQDVLLAVAYAFTGGVVTAVFVLGLMPFFEATFGILSPLKLVELSNPNHPLLRKLLTEAPGTYHHSVMVGNLSEAAAEAIGANGLLCRVGSFYHDIGKTRRPSYFIENQMNRENPHDTLEPSVSKAIIVAHAKDGVDMLSEAKIPKPIRDIAEQHHGTTLLKYFYYKAVKQREEYAARIAESAGDAEAAAAVEPIPETDYRYPGPKAQTKEAAIVGIADCVEAAVRSLRNPTVEHVDSMVRKIIKDRLDDQQFHECDMTLKELDIVAKSMKETLLGVFHSRIEYPGDAPQNGAAKTKGEA; from the coding sequence ATGACGCAGAAAGAGGTCCGCATCCGCGGCAAGCATCGATATAAAATCGGAGGTTGGCGATACAGCATGGGTGTAAGGGCGGCATTATTGCTGTCGTTCGCCCTTCTTTTTTATTTTTCCCTAGCGGAAAACGTGATCCCGCCCACCTACGACGTACAACCGAATACGGTGAGCAAGGAGACGATTTACGCCAACGCCCGCATCGAAGACGAGCTGGCGACGGAAGCCGCGCGGGCCGATGCGGTCCGTCGCGTCCAGCCGGTGTCGACGATCGTGTCGATGCGCAATACCGACCTGGTGGAGCGGCTGTTCGACGAGATCGCCCGCATCAACGCCGACGAAGGCTTGACGACGGACGAGAAGGTGAGCGTGTATCGCAACAAGCTGCCGGATTTGTTCCGCCAAACGTACGAAACGACGTTGACGAAATGGTTGAACGCGGATACGTACAGCGCGACGTTGATCGACGAAATTCGGCTCCGGCTGAACGAACAGCAATATCGTCTCCAGGAAGAGGACTTGTTCAAGCTTCCGAAGTTGACGCAAGAACAGCTCCTTGAGATGGAGCCCGTCGTCATCGATATCGTGAACCGATTAATGAGCGATCCGACGGGCGACGCGGAGAGCGTTCGGATGCAAGTGCCGGAATGGGTGAACGCGTCGACGCTGACGAGCAACGTGACGCGGGGCTTGGCGCAAGAAATCATCCGCTTCGCGCTGACGCCGAACCGGTTTTACGACGAGGACGCGACCGTTCGCGCGCGGGAGGCGGCGGAGCGGGACACCGAGACGATCTATATCGAGAAGGGCGACGCCATCGTCCGCGCCGGCCAGACGATCACGGAAGAGCTCTATCAGAAGCTCGAACAGATGAACCTGATCCAAAACGGCAATAACAACGTGCTGCCGCGGCTCGGTTTGGCGGCGCTCTGCCTGTTGTTCCTCGGCGCGCTTCATGCGTTCGTGCGCCATTCGCGTCTGGCGATCCGGAACGATAATCGACTGCTCTTGATGCTATTCATCATCTATGTCATTAACCTGGCGGCGATGAAGATCGTCTCCATCGCGCAAGGGCTCGATACATCGCTTGCTTATTTGGCTCCGGTCGCGCTCGGAACGATGTTGATCGCGGTGCTGCTCGACGATCAGCTCGCCACGATCTCCACGGTGCTGTTCAGCATCGTCGCCAGCATCGTATTCCATGCCGAGCAGGACGCGTTATTCGACTTCCGCTACGGCTTCGTGGCGCTCGTCGTCGGCTACGTGGCCATCTTCGCGATTCGGCGCGTCAGCCAGCGAGCCTCGATACTGCGAGCAGGCATCTCGGTTTCCGTCTTCTCGGCGCTGTCGGTCGCGCTGCTCGCCGTCATCGAGAATCCCGAGATGACCAATTACCAGGACGTGCTCCTCGCGGTCGCCTATGCGTTCACGGGCGGCGTCGTGACGGCGGTGTTCGTGCTCGGGCTGATGCCGTTCTTCGAAGCGACGTTCGGCATCTTGTCGCCGCTGAAGCTCGTCGAGCTGTCGAACCCGAACCATCCGCTGCTTCGGAAGCTGCTCACCGAAGCGCCGGGGACGTACCATCACAGCGTCATGGTCGGCAATCTTTCCGAGGCGGCGGCCGAGGCGATCGGCGCGAACGGCTTGCTGTGCCGGGTAGGGTCGTTCTATCACGACATCGGCAAGACGCGGCGTCCGTCGTATTTCATCGAAAATCAGATGAACCGCGAAAACCCGCACGACACGCTCGAGCCGAGCGTCAGCAAGGCGATCATCGTAGCGCATGCGAAGGACGGCGTCGATATGCTGAGCGAAGCGAAGATCCCGAAGCCGATTCGAGATATCGCCGAACAGCATCACGGAACGACGTTATTGAAATACTTCTATTATAAGGCCGTGAAGCAGCGGGAGGAGTACGCCGCGCGCATCGCGGAGAGCGCGGGCGACGCGGAAGCGGCCGCCGCGGTCGAGCCGATTCCGGAGACGGATTACCGGTATCCGGGCCCGAAAGCGCAAACGAAGGAAGCGGCCATCGTCGGCATCGCCGATTGCGTCGAGGCGGCGGTGCGCAGCCTTCGCAACCCGACGGTCGAACATGTCGATTCCATGGTGCGCAAGATCATTAAGGATCGTCTGGACGATCAACAGTTCCACGAATGCGACATGACGCTCAAGGAACTGGACATCGTCGCGAAGAGCATGAAGGAGACGCTGCTCGGCGTCTTCCACTCTCGGATCGAATACCCGGGAGACGCGCCGCAGAACGGCGCGGCTAAGACGAAAGGGGAGGCATAG
- the ybeY gene encoding rRNA maturation RNase YbeY, with protein sequence MTLRLDFANEQEEVTLPEGLERRLEELLALAGEMESVDAGDVSVTIVDDEAIRELNLQYRKLDKPTDVLSFSMWESAGEETPIVYGDESEGDDVEDGETVELPDEPIGDIVISAATAKRQSEEYGHSFERELGFLFVHGFLHLIGYDHEDEAAERVMTEKQEQVLRRAGLSR encoded by the coding sequence TTGACGCTGCGTTTGGATTTCGCGAACGAACAAGAAGAAGTGACGCTGCCGGAAGGACTGGAGCGACGGCTCGAGGAGCTCCTCGCGCTCGCGGGCGAGATGGAGTCGGTCGACGCAGGCGACGTCTCGGTGACGATCGTCGACGACGAGGCCATCCGGGAGCTGAATCTGCAATATCGGAAGCTGGATAAGCCGACGGACGTGCTGTCGTTTTCGATGTGGGAATCCGCCGGCGAAGAGACGCCGATCGTCTACGGCGACGAATCGGAAGGCGACGACGTCGAAGACGGCGAGACGGTCGAGCTGCCGGACGAGCCGATCGGCGACATCGTCATTTCGGCGGCGACGGCGAAACGGCAGAGCGAGGAATACGGGCATTCGTTCGAGCGAGAGCTTGGCTTCTTGTTCGTGCACGGCTTCCTGCACCTGATCGGCTATGACCACGAGGACGAGGCGGCCGAGCGCGTCATGACCGAGAAGCAGGAGCAGGTGCTGCGGCGCGCGGGATTGTCCCGGTGA
- a CDS encoding diacylglycerol kinase family protein: MKKKKGIGLRYAAWGWWHALRHERNMRIHAGAAAAAVAVGAYARLDRDEWLWVALSIAVVWSAECVNTAMERVVDLVVGTEREPLAKAAKDTAAAAVLILAAFSLVVAGTVLVPAVFARLVE; encoded by the coding sequence GTGAAGAAGAAGAAGGGGATCGGTCTTCGCTACGCCGCTTGGGGATGGTGGCATGCGCTCCGTCACGAGCGCAACATGCGTATCCACGCCGGCGCCGCTGCGGCCGCCGTCGCGGTAGGCGCGTACGCGCGTCTCGATCGCGACGAGTGGCTGTGGGTGGCGCTGTCCATCGCGGTCGTGTGGAGCGCCGAGTGCGTCAACACGGCGATGGAGCGGGTCGTCGATCTCGTCGTCGGCACCGAACGCGAGCCGCTCGCTAAAGCGGCTAAGGATACGGCTGCAGCCGCGGTACTCATCCTAGCGGCGTTCTCGCTCGTCGTGGCCGGCACGGTGCTCGTTCCCGCCGTGTTCGCGCGGCTCGTCGAGTGA
- the cdd gene encoding cytidine deaminase yields MNITNEQLLEHAMEARKRAYVPYSKFAVGSALLDTSGHIHYGCNVENGAYSPTNCAERTSLHRAIADGVKRGAFAAIAVVADTNGPCTPCGVCRQVLSELCPQDMPVIMSNLRGETKVMTVAELLPGAFVLEEHKNI; encoded by the coding sequence ATGAATATAACGAACGAACAGCTGTTGGAGCATGCGATGGAGGCCCGGAAGCGGGCGTACGTGCCCTATTCGAAATTCGCCGTGGGCAGCGCGCTGCTGGATACGAGCGGCCATATTCATTACGGCTGCAACGTGGAGAACGGGGCGTACAGCCCGACGAACTGCGCCGAGCGGACGTCGCTGCACCGCGCGATCGCGGACGGCGTCAAGCGAGGCGCCTTCGCCGCCATCGCGGTCGTGGCGGACACGAACGGGCCGTGCACGCCTTGCGGCGTCTGCCGCCAGGTGCTTTCGGAATTGTGCCCGCAGGACATGCCGGTCATCATGAGCAACCTGCGAGGCGAGACGAAGGTGATGACGGTGGCGGAGCTGCTGCCGGGCGCGTTCGTACTGGAGGAGCATAAAAACATATGA
- the era gene encoding GTPase Era, translating into MTDIKTQSQAKFRSGFVTIVGRPNVGKSTLMNQVIGQKIAIMSDKPQTTRNKIQGVYTQGSVQMVFLDTPGIHKPDSKLGNYMVKVATDTLKEVDVVLFLVDVSAGLGGGDRFIIEQMKNVRTPVVLGLNKIDLVHPEALLPIIAQYKDLYPFAEIVPVSALKGNNVSTLLEQLGKYMPEGPQYYPADQVTDHPEQFVCAELVREKILHLTREEIPHSVAVQIEAMSVRDNGVVDVSAVIFVERDSQKAIVIGKKGALLKQIGEAARKDMETLLGSRIFLELWVKVKKDWRNTEHVLKDLGFRHD; encoded by the coding sequence ATGACGGACATTAAGACCCAATCGCAAGCGAAGTTCCGCTCGGGCTTCGTGACGATCGTCGGACGGCCGAACGTCGGCAAGTCCACGCTTATGAACCAAGTGATCGGCCAGAAGATCGCTATCATGTCGGACAAACCCCAGACGACTCGGAACAAGATTCAAGGCGTATACACCCAAGGCAGCGTACAAATGGTGTTCCTCGACACGCCGGGCATTCATAAGCCGGATTCGAAGCTCGGCAATTACATGGTTAAGGTAGCCACGGATACGCTGAAGGAGGTCGACGTCGTTCTGTTCTTGGTCGACGTGTCGGCCGGTCTCGGCGGCGGCGATCGGTTCATCATCGAGCAAATGAAGAACGTGCGCACGCCCGTCGTCTTGGGGCTCAATAAGATCGACCTCGTCCACCCGGAAGCGCTGCTCCCGATCATCGCGCAATACAAGGATTTATATCCGTTCGCCGAGATCGTGCCGGTGTCGGCGCTGAAAGGCAACAACGTAAGCACGCTGCTGGAGCAGCTCGGCAAATATATGCCGGAAGGCCCGCAGTATTATCCGGCCGACCAAGTAACGGATCATCCCGAGCAATTCGTATGCGCGGAGCTGGTACGGGAGAAGATCCTTCATCTGACCCGAGAAGAAATCCCCCATTCGGTGGCGGTGCAGATCGAAGCGATGAGCGTTCGGGACAACGGCGTCGTCGACGTCTCCGCCGTCATCTTCGTCGAGCGCGATTCGCAGAAAGCGATCGTGATCGGGAAGAAAGGCGCGCTCCTGAAGCAAATCGGGGAAGCCGCCCGCAAGGATATGGAGACGCTGCTCGGCTCCCGCATTTTCCTGGAGCTGTGGGTGAAAGTGAAAAAGGATTGGCGGAACACGGAGCACGTCTTGAAGGACCTCGGGTTTCGACACGACTGA
- the recO gene encoding DNA repair protein RecO, with product MLHRVEGIVIRSVEYGEGNLIVTLMTGEFGKVGVMVRGAKKTRSRHAAVTQLYTYGEYVYYKSNTGTLGTLNHAELLDAFSGIRGDLRRSAYAAYFAEVTDRLVPDGEASAFLYEQLKAAYEALSGGKEPAVVGAMLELKLFAFSGVSPITQECAECGRSPEPQEAAFWSPAAGGLVCVSCAGAFADRTPLAPGVRKLLPVLQRADLRRLGDVNVKPRTRADLKQTMRRWFETHADVRLRTRAVLDQIEAVYADDDAGDDPADASGRDGS from the coding sequence ATGTTACATCGAGTAGAGGGAATCGTCATTCGGTCCGTCGAATACGGAGAGGGTAACCTGATCGTTACTCTAATGACCGGAGAGTTCGGTAAAGTCGGGGTGATGGTCCGCGGGGCGAAGAAGACGCGAAGTCGCCACGCCGCCGTCACCCAGTTGTATACATATGGCGAGTATGTGTACTACAAATCTAATACAGGCACGCTCGGTACGCTGAATCACGCGGAGCTGCTGGACGCCTTCTCGGGCATCCGCGGCGATCTGCGTCGTTCGGCGTATGCGGCGTATTTCGCAGAGGTAACCGATCGGCTCGTCCCCGACGGCGAAGCGAGCGCGTTCTTGTACGAACAGCTGAAGGCCGCTTACGAAGCGTTGTCGGGAGGCAAGGAACCGGCCGTCGTCGGCGCGATGCTCGAGCTGAAGCTGTTCGCGTTCTCGGGCGTGTCGCCGATCACGCAGGAGTGCGCCGAATGCGGGCGCAGCCCGGAGCCGCAAGAGGCGGCGTTTTGGAGCCCGGCCGCAGGGGGACTCGTATGCGTCTCCTGCGCGGGCGCGTTCGCCGACCGGACGCCGCTCGCTCCGGGCGTGCGGAAGCTGCTTCCGGTGCTGCAGCGCGCCGACCTGCGGCGGCTCGGCGACGTTAACGTGAAGCCGCGAACGAGGGCGGACCTTAAGCAGACGATGCGGCGTTGGTTCGAGACGCATGCGGACGTTCGGCTGCGGACGCGCGCCGTTCTGGATCAGATCGAAGCCGTGTATGCGGACGACGACGCGGGAGACGATCCCGCCGACGCCTCCGGACGCGACGGCTCTTGA
- a CDS encoding glycine--tRNA ligase has protein sequence MSAKSMDAITALAKHRGFIFPGSEIYGGLANTWDYGPLGVELKNNIKRAWWKKFIQESPYNVGLDAAILMNPQTWVASGHVGNFNDPMIDCKQCKSRHRADKLIENAVAEKGQEIIVDGMSFDQMMDLIKEHHIVCPDCGAFDYTDIRQFNLMFKTHQGVTASSANEVYLRPETAQGIFVNFKNVQRTMRKKLPFGIGQIGKSFRNEITPGNFTFRTREFEQMELEFFCKPGEDLQWFEYWRAFCKEWLLKLNMKEDSIRLRDHSEDELSHYSNATVDIEFKFPFGWGELWGIADRTDYDLKQHMQHSGEDFHYHDQETGEKYVAYCIEPSLGADRVTLAFLIDAYEEQQLEGDDSRVVLRLHPALSPYKAAVFPLSKKLNDGARKVFEKLAAEYMVDFDDAGSIGKRYRRHDEIGTPFCITYDFESETDGQVTVRDRDTMEQVRMPIDALPAYIASKLAF, from the coding sequence ATGTCAGCGAAGTCGATGGACGCGATTACGGCGTTAGCGAAGCACAGGGGGTTCATTTTCCCGGGGTCCGAAATTTACGGAGGTCTCGCCAACACATGGGACTACGGGCCGCTCGGCGTCGAGCTTAAGAACAATATCAAGCGCGCCTGGTGGAAGAAATTCATTCAAGAATCGCCGTATAACGTCGGCTTGGACGCGGCCATTCTGATGAACCCGCAGACGTGGGTCGCGTCGGGCCATGTGGGCAACTTCAACGACCCGATGATCGACTGCAAGCAGTGCAAGTCGCGCCACCGCGCCGACAAGCTGATCGAGAACGCGGTCGCGGAGAAGGGCCAGGAAATTATCGTCGACGGCATGTCGTTCGATCAGATGATGGACCTCATCAAAGAACACCATATCGTCTGCCCGGATTGCGGGGCGTTCGATTATACCGACATTCGACAATTCAACCTGATGTTTAAGACGCACCAAGGCGTTACGGCGTCGAGCGCCAACGAAGTGTACTTGCGTCCGGAGACGGCGCAGGGCATCTTCGTCAACTTCAAGAACGTGCAGCGCACGATGCGCAAGAAGCTGCCGTTCGGCATCGGGCAGATCGGTAAGAGCTTCCGGAACGAAATTACGCCCGGCAACTTCACGTTCCGTACGCGGGAATTCGAGCAGATGGAGCTTGAATTTTTCTGCAAGCCGGGCGAGGATTTACAATGGTTCGAATACTGGCGCGCCTTCTGCAAAGAGTGGCTGCTGAAGCTGAACATGAAGGAAGACAGCATCCGCCTCCGCGATCACTCGGAAGACGAGCTGTCGCATTACAGCAACGCGACCGTCGACATCGAGTTCAAGTTCCCGTTCGGCTGGGGCGAGCTGTGGGGCATCGCCGATCGGACCGACTACGACCTGAAGCAGCATATGCAGCATTCCGGCGAAGACTTTCACTACCACGACCAAGAAACCGGGGAGAAGTACGTCGCGTACTGCATCGAGCCGTCGCTCGGGGCGGATCGCGTGACGCTCGCGTTCCTGATCGACGCGTACGAGGAGCAGCAGTTAGAGGGAGACGACAGCCGCGTCGTGCTTCGCCTCCATCCGGCGCTCTCGCCGTATAAGGCAGCCGTGTTCCCGCTCTCCAAGAAGCTGAACGACGGCGCTCGCAAGGTGTTCGAAAAGCTGGCCGCCGAATACATGGTCGACTTCGACGACGCGGGCTCGATCGGGAAGCGGTATCGCCGCCACGACGAGATCGGCACGCCGTTCTGCATTACGTACGACTTCGAATCGGAGACGGACGGCCAAGTGACGGTGCGCGACCGCGATACGATGGAGCAGGTGCGCATGCCGATCGACGCGCTGCCGGCTTATATCGCAAGCAAGCTCGCGTTCTAA
- a CDS encoding YaiI/YqxD family protein encodes MNAAQPKIVVDADACPVKEQVSIAAVRYGVPAWMVSSYNHVLPELPGVTNFQVDASDQSADLFIANRLVPGDVLVTQDYGLATIGLAKRTTVLSPRGTMFTNDNIDRLLEERYQSAKRRRAGGRTKGPRPFTGEDRDRFLHVLTKVLSGLQENGPI; translated from the coding sequence ATGAACGCCGCACAACCGAAGATCGTCGTCGACGCGGACGCATGCCCGGTGAAGGAGCAGGTGTCGATCGCCGCCGTTCGATACGGGGTTCCGGCTTGGATGGTGTCGTCTTATAATCATGTGCTGCCGGAGCTTCCCGGCGTCACGAATTTCCAAGTCGACGCGTCGGACCAGTCCGCGGATTTATTCATCGCGAACCGGCTCGTCCCGGGCGACGTGCTCGTCACGCAGGACTATGGTCTCGCGACGATCGGATTGGCGAAGCGAACGACGGTGCTGTCTCCGAGAGGGACGATGTTCACGAACGACAACATCGATAGGCTGCTGGAGGAGCGGTATCAGTCCGCCAAGCGCAGGCGGGCCGGCGGGCGCACGAAGGGGCCGAGGCCGTTCACCGGAGAGGATCGGGACAGGTTTCTACATGTTTTGACAAAAGTTTTATCGGGTTTGCAGGAGAATGGTCCAATATAG
- the dnaG gene encoding DNA primase, giving the protein MRTGSIPEDVIQSVLEKTDIVELIGRTVSLARSGRGYLGLCPFHSEKTPSFNVLPEKRIFHCFGCGAGGNAIRFLMKSEGLSFPEAIRALAETTGVAYDFAPAPSEMTEEQREALRFIAANEEAAKFFHFVLGGTEQGQAGYEYLKRRGFSQKLIDEFEIGFAPPLRDSLLQFLQTKGFPPPVAERAGLIAARNDSTDYFDRFRDRVMFPIWDAAGKIVAFNGRAVGDAQPKYLHSPETTLFQKSKVLYPLHLAKASIRKQRQAVLFEGMVDVIKAREAGVENGVATLGTALTETHLAMLRRYCDSILVCYDGDRAGQAAAHKTVLLCEKAGMKCEVALLPEGKDPDEYIAAFGPDAFLANVIRNPVSSTKYKILYLKKEHTLQDDGGKLSFVRSALRIVAALESPTEREHYVKELAGETQYAFETLKQEMNEIRQKVRGQGDKNEIPWNTDMNEKGSSAPAVPALRPAYYSAERQLLAAMMYSEDAAKLVQEKLGGEFHVEAHAAIAAYLYAYYAAGREPNPSGFVGTLHDDALEALASSILLSVPQDAINEKVLEDCLTEVRKHDLELKLKQKQQQLARAERAEEFAAAAQIGIEIITLERELKQLGQRI; this is encoded by the coding sequence ATGAGGACAGGATCGATTCCGGAGGACGTCATTCAATCCGTGCTCGAGAAGACCGACATCGTCGAACTGATCGGTCGAACGGTATCGCTCGCGAGGAGCGGCCGCGGGTATCTCGGTTTGTGCCCCTTCCATTCCGAAAAGACGCCCTCCTTCAACGTATTGCCGGAGAAGCGGATCTTTCACTGCTTCGGCTGCGGAGCCGGAGGCAACGCCATTCGGTTTTTGATGAAGTCCGAAGGCTTGTCGTTTCCGGAAGCGATACGCGCCTTGGCGGAGACGACGGGCGTCGCATACGATTTCGCCCCGGCGCCGTCCGAGATGACGGAAGAGCAGCGCGAAGCGTTGCGGTTTATCGCCGCGAACGAGGAGGCCGCGAAGTTTTTCCACTTCGTGCTCGGAGGAACGGAGCAAGGGCAGGCGGGATACGAATACTTGAAGCGCCGCGGGTTTTCCCAGAAGCTGATCGACGAATTCGAGATCGGGTTCGCGCCGCCGCTGCGAGACAGTCTTCTGCAGTTTCTGCAGACGAAGGGGTTTCCGCCCCCCGTCGCCGAGCGCGCCGGATTGATCGCCGCTCGCAACGATTCGACGGATTACTTCGACCGGTTCCGCGATCGCGTCATGTTCCCGATCTGGGACGCGGCAGGGAAGATCGTCGCTTTCAACGGGCGCGCCGTCGGTGACGCGCAGCCGAAGTATTTGCATTCGCCCGAGACGACTCTGTTTCAGAAGAGCAAGGTGTTGTACCCGCTCCATCTCGCGAAGGCTTCCATTCGGAAGCAACGTCAAGCGGTGCTGTTCGAGGGAATGGTCGACGTCATCAAGGCCCGGGAAGCCGGCGTGGAGAACGGCGTCGCGACGCTCGGCACGGCGCTTACGGAGACGCATCTGGCGATGCTCCGAAGATACTGCGATTCGATCCTCGTCTGTTACGACGGCGATCGCGCGGGACAGGCGGCGGCGCATAAAACCGTGCTGCTCTGCGAGAAGGCTGGCATGAAATGCGAGGTGGCGCTGCTGCCGGAAGGCAAGGATCCGGACGAATATATCGCCGCTTTCGGTCCCGATGCGTTCCTCGCGAACGTCATCCGAAACCCCGTTTCTTCGACAAAATATAAAATACTATATTTAAAGAAGGAACATACACTACAAGATGACGGGGGCAAATTATCGTTCGTTCGATCGGCGCTTCGCATCGTAGCGGCGCTCGAATCCCCTACCGAGCGGGAACATTACGTGAAAGAACTCGCCGGAGAAACGCAATACGCCTTTGAAACTTTGAAACAAGAGATGAACGAAATTCGTCAAAAAGTGAGAGGGCAAGGGGATAAGAACGAAATTCCGTGGAATACTGATATGAATGAAAAGGGGAGTTCCGCCCCGGCGGTCCCCGCGCTGCGGCCGGCTTATTATTCGGCGGAGCGGCAGCTCTTGGCCGCTATGATGTACAGCGAAGATGCCGCAAAGCTCGTCCAAGAGAAGTTGGGCGGGGAATTTCACGTGGAAGCTCATGCGGCGATCGCTGCTTATTTATATGCTTACTATGCCGCCGGCAGGGAGCCGAATCCTAGCGGATTCGTCGGCACCTTGCATGACGACGCCTTGGAGGCTTTGGCGAGCAGCATCTTGCTCTCGGTCCCCCAGGACGCCATCAACGAGAAGGTGCTCGAGGACTGCTTGACGGAAGTGCGCAAACACGACTTGGAGCTCAAGTTAAAGCAGAAGCAACAGCAGCTTGCAAGAGCCGAACGCGCGGAGGAATTCGCCGCCGCCGCGCAAATCGGAATCGAGATCATTACCTTAGAGAGAGAGCTCAAGCAGTTGGGGCAACGGATCTAA
- the rpoD gene encoding RNA polymerase sigma factor RpoD, translating to MTNEQHTEQETELTLEQVKEQLLEQGKKRSTLTYKDITERLSPFDQDAEQIDEFFEVLAEQGIEVVNENEDGGMALPEDDHDDFQFDEDLSLPPGVKINDPVRMYLKEIGRVPLLSAEDEIQLAKRIENGDEEAKRRLAEANLRLVVSIAKRYVGRGMLFLDLIQEGNMGLIKAVEKFDHDKGFKFSTYATWWIRQAITRAIADQARTIRIPVHMVETINKLIRVSRQLLQELGREPTPEEIAKEMDLSTEKVREIMKIAQEPVSLETPIGEEDDSHLGDFIEDQEALAPADAAAYELLKEQLEDVLDTLTEREENVLRLRFGLDDGRTRTLEEVGKVFGVTRERIRQIEAKALRKLRHPSRSKRLKDFLE from the coding sequence ATGACGAACGAACAGCATACGGAGCAAGAGACCGAACTGACCTTGGAACAAGTCAAAGAGCAACTATTGGAACAAGGGAAGAAGCGCTCGACGCTTACGTATAAAGATATCACGGAGAGACTGTCCCCGTTCGATCAGGACGCGGAGCAGATCGACGAGTTTTTCGAGGTGCTCGCGGAGCAGGGCATCGAAGTCGTGAACGAGAACGAAGACGGAGGCATGGCGCTTCCGGAAGACGATCACGACGACTTCCAATTCGACGAAGATTTGTCCCTGCCGCCGGGCGTGAAGATCAACGATCCCGTACGGATGTACCTGAAGGAAATCGGACGGGTGCCGCTGTTATCGGCGGAAGACGAGATTCAGCTGGCCAAACGAATCGAAAACGGCGACGAAGAGGCGAAACGCCGCCTCGCGGAAGCGAACCTTCGTCTCGTCGTCAGCATCGCCAAGCGGTACGTCGGCCGCGGCATGCTGTTCCTCGACTTGATTCAGGAAGGGAACATGGGCCTGATCAAGGCGGTCGAGAAGTTCGACCACGACAAGGGCTTTAAATTCAGTACGTACGCGACATGGTGGATTCGCCAAGCGATTACCCGCGCGATCGCCGATCAGGCGAGAACGATCCGCATCCCCGTACATATGGTGGAGACGATCAATAAGCTGATCCGCGTATCGAGGCAGCTGCTGCAGGAATTAGGAAGAGAGCCGACGCCGGAGGAAATCGCGAAGGAGATGGATCTCAGCACCGAGAAGGTTCGGGAGATCATGAAGATCGCGCAGGAGCCGGTATCGCTCGAGACGCCGATCGGCGAAGAGGACGACAGCCACTTAGGCGACTTCATCGAGGATCAAGAGGCGCTCGCGCCGGCCGACGCCGCAGCGTACGAGCTGCTGAAGGAACAGCTCGAGGATGTGCTCGATACGCTCACCGAGCGAGAAGAGAACGTATTGCGCCTCCGCTTCGGCTTGGACGACGGCCGCACTCGGACGCTTGAAGAGGTAGGCAAGGTATTCGGCGTAACGCGCGAGCGCATCCGCCAGATCGAAGCCAAGGCGCTCCGGAAGCTGCGCCACCCGAGCCGCAGCAAGCGGTTGAAAGATTTCTTAGAATAA